One part of the Maridesulfovibrio zosterae DSM 11974 genome encodes these proteins:
- a CDS encoding c-type heme family protein: MPYLRPKKIQIKFLLGVGGIVLTIGFFFAFGMYFHLNSLLDSQVRGKADLIFNQVGAVQSYVREVLRPKVRSEIPADEFIIEAMSSSYISRAVMERANPENSESLYRRVAENARNPLFEINEDEEDMLSYFRKHLDQDSWSGYRKIGSVEYFVKARPVFFKKSCLTCHGVPEDSPAVLLGRYGDKRGFGHIEGSIGGLMIVGVPVEKAVAEINKTTFRYALFYGCGILILFFLIQFFFNRLIMDNIRNLSKKFHKLLRDESKSEVLDKIEHGDEIDEVIQGIEELGEHLHEAQEQLREHSENMENMVAVRTDELKKEVYERRADVDLFVCLLDGFNKCFTRREMWEFALPLLAERFNAESAVFICMVASQNYFAWPEVAPKPELPANWKEILTEVKPVFENNRAFIPVSASDNLTEGIFCLTWDETVEVTQQDQDVLRAIGQQMGIAMENINALKNLLHQKDVLQAIVEGMGDPVLFVDGNCNIILANDAARRLAGSFSGVNSDVECAGLFLDGAVLEKCSSKSGLRCHDNLPCKVISDDGRSFSVSVFPIDESEKKQGRRVICIRDITQEKQILIRMQQSEKLATVGKLASGLAHEMNNPLGVIKCYAELLKDYGAGPEINADVDIILKHASQAQNVLQDLLNFARPKQVEFASFDIAGAIANALGVFRIQAEKKGVQVLSVIEESVPLITTNAQAIEQILSNLLNNGLDAVDEGNGVIRVSLYFIKGGEVLLRVADNGPGLELDTLGNIFDPFFTTKEVGKGTGLGLAVVYTLVKDLGGRIEAGNDNGAVFSIYLPVDGEGK; this comes from the coding sequence GTGCCTTATTTAAGACCTAAAAAAATACAGATAAAGTTTCTGCTGGGGGTTGGGGGAATTGTCCTGACTATAGGCTTCTTCTTTGCTTTCGGAATGTATTTTCATTTGAATTCGTTGCTTGATTCTCAAGTAAGAGGCAAGGCTGACCTTATTTTTAATCAAGTTGGGGCGGTCCAGTCGTATGTTCGTGAAGTTTTGCGACCAAAAGTCAGATCAGAGATACCGGCTGATGAATTTATTATTGAAGCCATGTCATCATCGTATATTTCCCGTGCAGTTATGGAACGGGCGAATCCTGAGAATAGTGAATCTCTTTATCGAAGAGTGGCTGAGAATGCCCGTAATCCTCTTTTTGAGATTAATGAGGATGAAGAAGATATGCTCAGCTATTTTCGAAAGCATCTGGATCAAGATTCATGGTCAGGATATCGTAAGATAGGCAGTGTTGAATATTTTGTTAAAGCGCGGCCTGTTTTCTTTAAAAAATCATGTCTGACTTGTCATGGTGTTCCTGAAGATTCACCTGCTGTTTTACTTGGTCGCTATGGTGATAAGCGTGGTTTCGGGCATATAGAAGGTTCTATCGGGGGACTTATGATTGTTGGTGTGCCCGTAGAAAAAGCTGTTGCCGAGATTAATAAAACTACATTTCGGTACGCTCTTTTCTATGGTTGCGGGATACTTATTCTGTTTTTCTTAATACAGTTTTTCTTTAATCGCCTGATCATGGATAATATCAGAAATTTAAGTAAAAAATTTCATAAGCTGCTACGTGATGAATCAAAATCTGAGGTTCTAGATAAAATAGAACATGGTGACGAGATCGATGAAGTCATTCAAGGGATTGAAGAGCTTGGAGAGCATTTGCATGAAGCTCAGGAACAGCTTCGTGAACATTCAGAAAATATGGAAAATATGGTTGCAGTTCGTACTGATGAGTTGAAAAAAGAAGTTTATGAACGAAGGGCGGATGTAGATCTTTTTGTCTGTTTATTGGACGGCTTTAACAAATGCTTCACCCGTCGTGAAATGTGGGAGTTTGCTTTACCATTACTGGCTGAGAGATTTAATGCTGAGAGTGCTGTATTCATCTGTATGGTGGCATCTCAAAATTATTTTGCATGGCCAGAGGTTGCACCAAAGCCCGAACTTCCAGCGAACTGGAAAGAAATTCTTACTGAGGTAAAGCCTGTATTTGAGAATAACAGAGCATTTATACCTGTTTCAGCATCAGATAATCTTACCGAAGGTATTTTTTGTTTGACCTGGGATGAAACTGTTGAAGTCACTCAGCAGGATCAGGATGTCTTGCGGGCTATAGGGCAGCAAATGGGTATTGCTATGGAAAATATCAATGCTCTGAAAAATCTTCTGCATCAAAAGGATGTTTTGCAGGCCATTGTAGAAGGTATGGGGGATCCTGTTCTTTTTGTGGATGGGAATTGTAATATTATTCTTGCTAATGATGCAGCTAGAAGACTTGCAGGGTCTTTTTCCGGAGTGAATTCTGATGTTGAGTGCGCAGGGCTTTTCCTTGACGGGGCAGTTCTTGAAAAATGTTCCAGTAAATCCGGTTTACGGTGCCATGATAATCTGCCTTGTAAGGTTATCTCGGATGATGGGCGTTCATTTTCTGTGAGTGTATTTCCAATTGATGAGTCAGAAAAAAAGCAAGGCCGCAGGGTCATCTGTATCAGGGATATTACTCAGGAAAAACAGATCCTGATCAGGATGCAGCAAAGTGAAAAACTAGCAACTGTCGGTAAACTGGCTTCAGGATTAGCTCATGAAATGAATAATCCACTTGGTGTTATCAAATGTTATGCCGAGTTGTTGAAAGATTATGGTGCAGGGCCGGAAATTAATGCTGATGTTGATATTATCCTGAAGCACGCTTCGCAGGCCCAGAATGTATTGCAGGATTTACTTAATTTTGCGCGTCCAAAGCAGGTAGAATTTGCCAGTTTTGATATTGCAGGGGCAATTGCCAATGCCCTCGGAGTTTTTAGAATTCAGGCGGAAAAAAAAGGAGTGCAGGTGCTGTCTGTAATTGAAGAGTCAGTTCCGCTCATAACAACAAATGCACAGGCTATAGAACAGATATTGTCGAACCTGCTTAACAACGGGCTTGATGCTGTAGATGAAGGGAACGGTGTAATACGAGTCAGTCTGTATTTTATTAAAGGTGGTGAAGTTCTGCTTAGAGTTGCGGATAATGGTCCGGGGTTGGAACTGGACACTCTTGGCAATATATTTGATCCTTTTTTTACTACTAAGGAAGTTGGCAAGGGAACCGGACTGGGACTTGCTGTTGTGTATACTTTGGTTAAAGACCTTGGCGGCCGTATTGAAGCTGGTAATGATAATGGCGCAGTCTTTTCGATTTATCTTCCGGTAGATGGAGAGGGTAAATAA
- a CDS encoding sigma-54-dependent transcriptional regulator, with translation MTRPVGILIVDDEIDFASGIARLIQRFYPHEEIMTANSGKDALDILDKKPFGLMITDLNMPEMDGSQLLKKAITIRPHLGVVILTAFGTVSTAVEALKDGAYDFITKPVEPDTLRIVVERGVERSRLLGENSRLKEQLLLKNGQKELIGDCLAMHRLKERIAAVAQSDYTVLIRGESGTGKELVAQTIHHLSNRSSSQLMTVNCPAISDQLLESELFGHVKGAFTGANRNRKGIFVNAHKGTLLLDEIGDISSGIQTKLLRTLQEGEIRPVGASNNVKVDVRIIASTNRNLEAKVGDNSFRSDLYYRLNVLTLHVPTLSERRQDIPLLARHFLIATCRETGVDEKELSTDALVYLSMRKWPGNIRELQNFIRKLTVFTPAQHIEMNHIRMVESIDGVPQSTEREVSLYKEAKEKIVDDFTRTYTTELLSSYNGNVSEAARQSGLSRMALLKILKRLDMDAAEFRKD, from the coding sequence ATGACAAGACCTGTAGGTATCCTCATTGTTGATGATGAAATTGATTTTGCATCCGGAATTGCTCGGTTGATACAGAGATTTTATCCTCATGAGGAAATTATGACTGCCAATTCCGGTAAAGATGCTTTGGATATTCTTGATAAGAAGCCTTTCGGATTAATGATTACAGATCTTAATATGCCCGAAATGGACGGTTCACAGTTACTTAAAAAAGCAATTACTATTCGTCCCCATCTTGGGGTGGTCATTCTGACTGCTTTTGGTACCGTTTCAACTGCAGTAGAGGCTCTTAAAGATGGTGCGTATGATTTTATTACCAAACCTGTTGAGCCGGACACTCTGCGTATTGTGGTTGAAAGGGGAGTTGAGCGAAGTCGCCTTCTTGGAGAGAACAGTCGTTTAAAAGAACAGCTTTTATTAAAAAACGGCCAGAAAGAGCTTATTGGAGACTGTCTTGCAATGCATCGGCTTAAAGAAAGAATTGCTGCTGTTGCCCAGTCAGACTATACTGTTCTTATTCGAGGAGAGTCCGGCACTGGAAAGGAACTGGTTGCGCAAACTATTCACCATCTAAGCAATAGATCAAGCAGTCAGCTCATGACTGTAAATTGTCCTGCCATATCAGATCAACTATTGGAAAGTGAGCTTTTCGGACATGTGAAGGGAGCCTTTACCGGGGCAAACCGTAACCGTAAAGGTATATTTGTAAATGCTCACAAAGGGACTTTGCTACTAGATGAAATAGGTGATATTTCCTCAGGAATTCAGACTAAATTACTGAGGACTCTGCAGGAAGGTGAGATTCGCCCCGTAGGTGCAAGCAACAATGTTAAAGTTGATGTACGAATTATAGCCTCGACTAACAGGAATCTTGAAGCTAAGGTAGGTGATAACAGTTTTAGAAGTGATTTGTATTATCGTTTAAATGTTCTTACGTTGCATGTACCGACTTTAAGTGAACGAAGACAGGATATTCCTCTTCTTGCACGTCATTTTTTGATTGCAACATGCAGGGAGACCGGAGTTGATGAGAAGGAACTTTCTACTGATGCTCTTGTATATCTTTCTATGCGTAAATGGCCGGGTAATATCAGGGAATTACAAAACTTTATACGCAAGTTGACTGTTTTTACTCCTGCACAACATATTGAAATGAATCATATTCGTATGGTTGAGTCTATAGATGGCGTGCCACAGTCTACCGAACGTGAGGTCTCATTGTATAAAGAGGCAAAAGAGAAAATTGTAGACGACTTTACCAGAACATATACTACTGAGCTCCTTAGCAGTTATAATGGTAATGTTTCGGAAGCGGCCAGGCAAAGTGGATTATCGCGTATGGCATTGCTTAAAATTTTGAAACGTCTGGACATGGACGCTGCCGAATTCAGGAAGGATTGA
- a CDS encoding PEP/pyruvate-binding domain-containing protein — protein sequence MEAGKVLKFWAGRLFAPRALLQHKYESFKRLLEHDSKALNIIADLEDVFYGRRLVDRQQCAVLYKQLSSSVLGMIEQLQDMNPVRYGDLSVTFRQIHSAALKVINEPEFDSNPPYIISLSDAGNMPHLSGGKAGNLGKVYNLGDINVPPGFVITANAFHYFIEYNGLREELGKRLSRMEAGRRSLLATLTLEIQEFILAGEVPPDLAESIEQSVLKYVGDADFLAVRSSALAEDSEISFAGQYASELNLTPDEVLDGYKRVLAGKYCPRAVSYRISNGLTDNDTAMAVLVIPMIDARSAGVIYSVDPDCMNRDSVGIYGVSGLGNSLVDGSVVPAKASLYRKDVPSLINECSFDSENLPDEQMLVRLARCAMRLEDHFECAQDVEWAVDQDGDFHILQTRPLQREHSKAAVVHGPIPAMPFMEGLERASSGAGCGEIHFARTGEEIARIPEGSVIITPTLKPSLLTFAGNINAVLSATGSRASHFASVARELGIPVLVGDVMDRYTQGQLVTVDGMEGAVYEGCVEDVLTRSFGSADVSSRVLDLYKNIIPHTVKLTLTDPQDSGFTPQGCKSMHDVIRFCHESSVSEMFSLVDKRGLGMGTSKLLETGLPLVIYVIDLDGGLVSGIEKKKKIVSSEVSCEPMLSLLKGLSDERVPWSEELTHVDWDEFDRMSAGIFSKDSKILASYGVLAKDYMHLLIRFGYHLSEVDSLCGPDAGQNYIKFRFKGGGAGIDNRLLRIEFIRLVLEHYGFETTVHGDMLDGLSSRLPAEDTTAQLAMLGYLMAVTRLMDMRMTDEEQITVEVAKFIEEAEHIYDRAGKE from the coding sequence ATGGAAGCTGGTAAGGTTTTAAAGTTCTGGGCTGGAAGATTGTTCGCCCCGAGGGCCTTATTGCAGCATAAGTATGAATCTTTTAAACGGCTGCTGGAACATGATTCAAAAGCTCTTAATATTATTGCAGATCTTGAAGATGTCTTTTACGGGCGCAGGCTTGTGGATCGTCAGCAGTGTGCAGTGTTGTATAAACAGCTCTCCTCTTCTGTTTTGGGAATGATTGAGCAGCTTCAAGATATGAATCCTGTCCGGTATGGTGATTTAAGCGTAACATTTAGACAAATTCATTCGGCTGCCTTGAAAGTTATCAATGAACCGGAGTTTGATTCAAATCCACCATATATTATTTCTCTTTCTGATGCTGGAAATATGCCTCATTTATCAGGAGGAAAGGCTGGCAATCTGGGGAAAGTTTATAATCTTGGCGATATTAATGTTCCCCCCGGATTTGTTATTACAGCCAATGCTTTTCACTATTTTATTGAATATAACGGGTTACGGGAAGAGCTTGGAAAAAGGCTCAGTCGTATGGAGGCAGGCAGACGCAGTCTGTTAGCAACACTAACTCTGGAAATTCAGGAATTTATTCTTGCAGGTGAGGTTCCGCCTGATCTTGCTGAGAGTATTGAGCAATCTGTTTTAAAGTATGTTGGAGATGCTGATTTTCTGGCTGTACGTTCCAGTGCTCTGGCAGAAGACAGTGAAATTTCTTTTGCCGGACAATATGCCAGTGAACTTAATCTTACTCCTGACGAAGTTTTGGATGGTTATAAACGTGTCCTTGCCGGTAAGTACTGTCCCCGTGCAGTCTCATATCGTATTTCCAATGGATTAACTGATAATGATACTGCAATGGCTGTTCTGGTCATCCCTATGATTGATGCCCGTAGTGCCGGAGTTATTTATTCTGTTGATCCAGATTGCATGAATCGTGATTCTGTCGGTATATATGGGGTTAGCGGCTTAGGTAACTCTCTTGTTGATGGGAGTGTTGTTCCTGCCAAGGCTTCACTTTACCGTAAAGATGTTCCTAGTCTGATCAATGAATGCTCTTTTGATTCAGAAAATCTTCCTGATGAGCAAATGCTTGTGAGGTTGGCTCGTTGCGCTATGCGGCTTGAAGATCATTTCGAATGTGCTCAGGATGTGGAATGGGCCGTTGATCAGGATGGAGATTTTCATATTTTACAGACTCGTCCCTTACAACGAGAGCATTCTAAAGCCGCAGTCGTACATGGTCCTATTCCGGCAATGCCTTTTATGGAAGGCCTTGAGCGGGCATCATCAGGGGCTGGATGCGGCGAAATTCATTTTGCCCGTACCGGAGAGGAGATAGCCCGTATTCCAGAAGGATCGGTTATTATTACACCGACATTAAAACCTTCTCTACTGACTTTCGCCGGAAATATTAACGCAGTGCTGTCTGCTACGGGCAGCAGGGCCAGCCATTTTGCATCTGTTGCTCGTGAGCTTGGTATTCCGGTACTGGTCGGAGATGTAATGGATCGTTATACTCAGGGCCAACTGGTAACTGTCGATGGCATGGAAGGAGCTGTTTATGAGGGATGTGTGGAGGATGTTCTAACCCGCTCATTCGGTAGTGCAGATGTCTCTTCCAGAGTTCTTGATTTGTATAAAAATATAATCCCTCATACCGTGAAGTTAACTTTAACTGACCCGCAGGACTCTGGTTTTACTCCTCAGGGATGCAAATCGATGCATGATGTAATTCGGTTTTGCCATGAGAGTTCCGTTAGTGAAATGTTTTCACTTGTTGATAAACGGGGATTGGGCATGGGAACATCCAAGCTGCTTGAAACAGGACTGCCACTTGTTATTTATGTAATCGACCTGGATGGTGGACTTGTTTCCGGGATTGAAAAAAAGAAAAAAATTGTATCGTCTGAAGTTAGTTGTGAACCTATGCTTTCATTACTGAAAGGGCTTTCCGATGAGCGTGTTCCCTGGTCAGAGGAATTGACCCACGTGGATTGGGATGAATTTGATCGTATGTCTGCCGGTATTTTTAGTAAAGATTCTAAAATTCTTGCAAGCTATGGTGTGCTGGCCAAAGATTATATGCACCTCCTGATTAGGTTTGGATATCATTTGTCAGAAGTAGATTCACTTTGCGGACCTGATGCAGGGCAGAACTACATTAAATTTCGTTTCAAAGGTGGCGGCGCAGGGATTGATAATCGTTTGCTTCGTATTGAGTTTATCCGGCTGGTTCTTGAACATTATGGTTTTGAAACGACTGTTCATGGGGATATGCTGGATGGATTAAGCTCACGCCTGCCTGCCGAAGATACCACGGCACAATTGGCAATGCTTGGATATCTGATGGCAGTGACCAGACTGATGGACATGCGTATGACAGATGAAGAGCAGATTACAGTAGAAGTTGCGAAGTTTATTGAAGAAGCGGAGCATATTTATGACAGAGCAGGCAAAGAATAA
- a CDS encoding protein-tyrosine phosphatase family protein, giving the protein MTEQAKNKAYNLTWVTDQLAVGCAPMSHAQLESIREQGVDAIVNLCGEFCDLHEIERNSGFDVHYLPLEDEEAPELIDLENALEWMDEAIYLGKKVLIHCRHGIGRTGTVLNAYLLRRGLGHKLAWRKMKRLRSKPANFAQWWTIRKYGRKSGKLTARAPCLEFRRLVDLTPFFNDYFKLVEEVEERAENSGKRTLCGLDHDRCCQTPVSLSLAEALHISRRINLELTHEERLTVIEKAVETSRAERKAARELKAEGSSGYCLSGTGGTCPLSQDHKCILFDFRPLQCRAFGLDISEDGKLWHNELIPTLDKISFEIWFAYTGVLYDEAMPTFSLPDVVSGKFIEQLFKLMMTQGLGDDY; this is encoded by the coding sequence ATGACAGAGCAGGCAAAGAATAAAGCATATAACCTGACTTGGGTAACTGATCAGTTGGCGGTCGGTTGCGCACCTATGAGCCATGCTCAACTCGAATCCATTCGGGAGCAGGGGGTGGATGCTATTGTCAATCTTTGTGGAGAGTTCTGTGATTTGCATGAAATTGAACGTAATTCAGGATTTGACGTGCATTATCTGCCGCTGGAGGATGAAGAAGCTCCTGAATTGATTGATCTTGAGAATGCGCTGGAATGGATGGATGAAGCTATTTATTTAGGTAAAAAAGTGCTTATCCACTGTCGTCATGGCATCGGTCGTACAGGAACAGTTTTAAATGCATACCTTTTGCGTCGAGGTTTGGGGCATAAACTTGCATGGCGTAAAATGAAAAGATTGCGTTCAAAACCTGCGAATTTTGCTCAATGGTGGACTATCCGTAAATATGGACGCAAGAGTGGTAAGTTAACAGCGCGTGCCCCTTGTTTAGAATTTAGAAGATTAGTTGATTTGACTCCTTTTTTTAATGATTACTTTAAATTGGTGGAAGAGGTTGAAGAACGGGCTGAGAATTCTGGGAAACGAACTTTATGCGGGCTTGACCATGATCGCTGTTGCCAGACTCCGGTTAGCCTCAGTCTTGCAGAAGCCTTGCATATTAGTAGGCGTATAAATTTAGAACTTACCCACGAAGAGCGTTTAACTGTTATTGAAAAAGCTGTTGAGACCTCGCGCGCTGAACGCAAAGCAGCAAGAGAATTGAAGGCAGAAGGAAGTAGCGGGTATTGTTTGTCCGGTACAGGTGGTACATGTCCTTTGTCACAGGACCATAAGTGTATTTTATTTGATTTTAGGCCATTGCAATGTCGTGCCTTTGGTCTTGATATCTCTGAGGATGGCAAGCTTTGGCATAACGAACTTATCCCGACGCTGGATAAAATTTCATTTGAAATCTGGTTCGCTTATACAGGGGTATTGTATGATGAGGCTATGCCTACTTTTTCTTTGCCTGATGTTGTTTCCGGCAAATTTATTGAACAGCTTTTCAAGCTGATGATGACCCAAGGTTTGGGTGATGATTATTAA
- a CDS encoding YaiI/YqxD family protein, which yields MQIWVDADACPKAVKEILFKTAIRREVKTTLVANQYLSVPSSTFINTIKVSAGFNVADNEIVELCNPGDLVITADIPLADKIVDKGATGLNPRGELYTIDNIKGILSMRNLMEELRSAGSVSGGPAAFSPKDRQNFTNQLDKYLTRHL from the coding sequence ATGCAGATATGGGTCGATGCTGATGCCTGCCCCAAGGCAGTTAAAGAGATTTTGTTTAAAACTGCCATACGCCGAGAAGTAAAAACAACACTTGTTGCCAATCAATACCTTTCTGTTCCCAGCTCAACTTTCATTAATACAATTAAAGTTTCAGCTGGATTTAATGTAGCGGATAATGAAATTGTAGAGTTGTGCAATCCCGGAGATCTGGTAATTACTGCTGATATTCCGTTGGCAGATAAAATTGTTGATAAAGGGGCTACGGGACTCAACCCCCGTGGAGAACTATATACAATAGACAACATCAAAGGCATTCTCAGTATGCGTAATCTTATGGAAGAACTGCGTAGTGCAGGATCTGTTTCCGGTGGCCCTGCAGCATTCAGCCCCAAAGACAGACAAAATTTTACCAATCAACTTGATAAATATCTGACACGCCATTTATAA
- a CDS encoding FmdE family protein, translated as MNLESTINLVDKKTEYDDSIGPYSYDEFIEAARRFHGSPAPGLILGGYMLEEARRHLPEGTLFDAISETSWCLPDAVQMLTFCSIGNGWLKVKNLGVYALSLYDKYTGEGVRIRVDPKKLDEWPEVKSWFLKKKPKKDQDSVKLHAEIREAGASFCSIEAIQIKPEAMIKRSKGGITICPICGDAYPGSFGAICRTCQGEGPYLSIKATAAINPVPEGLKVVPISEAEGKTAVHDMTRIVPGKYKDPEFSKDHDFSASDICRLQLIGKNHIYVDEGDIPDGEWVHENEAAETFGRIMSGSGVVAEGKPKEGKVTLRADHDGVLVSDLEMMNRFNFIPDVMVAARKSGTLIKKGARIAGTRAIPLYLSRENFSRAVSSLNGDPLFKILPLTKKKVGVLITGDEVFNGLIEDKFGAVITAKVQALGSEVVRTVIGPDDREHIRDAALSLMSEGCDLLITTAGMSVDPDDVTRHGLVDAGVTDLLYGAPVLPGTMLLLAKAGDTRIIGVPACALFFKTTSLDLVLPRVLAGQNISRKDLVAMADGGYCMECKTCTFPKCPFGK; from the coding sequence ATGAATCTTGAGTCTACCATTAATCTCGTTGATAAAAAAACTGAATATGACGATTCCATTGGTCCCTATTCGTACGATGAGTTCATAGAAGCTGCCCGCAGATTTCACGGCAGTCCGGCTCCTGGCCTTATTCTTGGCGGATACATGCTTGAAGAAGCCAGACGGCATCTTCCTGAAGGGACTCTGTTCGATGCTATTTCAGAGACGTCATGGTGCTTGCCTGATGCTGTACAGATGTTGACATTTTGCAGCATAGGCAACGGCTGGCTCAAGGTTAAGAATCTTGGTGTTTATGCGCTATCTCTTTATGACAAATATACTGGAGAGGGAGTGCGTATTCGCGTTGATCCTAAAAAATTGGATGAATGGCCGGAGGTGAAGTCATGGTTCTTAAAAAAGAAACCTAAAAAAGATCAGGATTCGGTTAAACTGCATGCTGAGATCCGTGAAGCAGGTGCTTCGTTTTGTTCCATAGAAGCTATTCAGATTAAACCGGAAGCGATGATTAAACGCAGTAAGGGGGGGATAACCATCTGTCCTATTTGCGGTGATGCTTATCCCGGCTCTTTTGGAGCAATCTGCCGTACCTGTCAGGGGGAAGGACCATATTTAAGTATCAAGGCAACCGCAGCAATTAATCCTGTTCCAGAAGGATTGAAAGTCGTTCCTATCAGTGAAGCAGAGGGAAAGACAGCAGTTCATGATATGACCCGTATTGTTCCCGGTAAGTATAAAGATCCTGAGTTCAGTAAGGATCATGATTTCAGTGCAAGCGATATCTGTCGACTGCAGCTCATCGGCAAAAATCATATTTATGTGGACGAAGGAGATATCCCCGATGGCGAGTGGGTTCATGAGAATGAGGCTGCGGAGACATTTGGACGGATTATGTCTGGTAGTGGCGTTGTTGCTGAAGGCAAGCCTAAGGAAGGCAAAGTTACACTTAGAGCTGATCATGATGGTGTGCTTGTCTCTGACCTTGAAATGATGAATCGTTTTAATTTTATACCTGATGTTATGGTTGCGGCCCGCAAAAGCGGGACATTGATAAAAAAAGGTGCCCGTATTGCCGGAACACGGGCAATCCCACTTTATCTGTCACGTGAAAATTTCTCCCGGGCTGTTTCTTCTCTTAATGGCGATCCTCTCTTTAAAATACTTCCGCTAACCAAGAAAAAAGTCGGCGTGCTGATTACTGGAGATGAAGTCTTTAATGGGCTGATTGAAGATAAATTTGGTGCTGTCATCACTGCAAAGGTTCAGGCGCTAGGCAGTGAAGTCGTTCGCACTGTAATCGGGCCGGACGATCGTGAGCATATACGTGATGCTGCTTTATCCTTGATGAGCGAAGGTTGTGATCTGCTTATCACAACCGCCGGTATGTCAGTTGATCCTGATGACGTGACCAGACACGGCCTGGTGGATGCCGGAGTTACTGACCTTCTTTATGGTGCTCCTGTTCTGCCCGGCACTATGTTGCTGCTCGCTAAGGCTGGTGACACCCGTATAATAGGGGTTCCTGCCTGCGCTCTGTTTTTTAAAACTACAAGTCTAGACCTTGTACTTCCCCGGGTTCTGGCCGGACAGAATATAAGCCGGAAAGATCTCGTTGCTATGGCTGATGGTGGTTACTGTATGGAATGTAAAACCTGCACTTTCCCTAAATGTCCCTTCGGGAAATAG
- a CDS encoding winged helix-turn-helix domain-containing protein, whose protein sequence is MHENFDPPEQVTTAALAEIEGHSPTIRLHLWLEGGEGVFFGYGRLLLLDRIETCGSLKKASEELGMSYRAAWGKIKQSEKVLGFSLIERVGSRRSGYRLTDAGRLVRDKYLEWFSKVESDARARADEIFSWRSKSFGEN, encoded by the coding sequence ATGCATGAAAATTTCGACCCGCCGGAACAGGTGACAACTGCGGCTTTGGCGGAAATAGAAGGGCATAGTCCAACAATACGGTTGCATTTATGGCTTGAAGGGGGGGAGGGGGTTTTTTTTGGTTATGGCAGACTTCTGCTGCTTGATCGCATTGAAACATGCGGTTCGCTTAAAAAAGCCTCTGAAGAATTAGGCATGTCCTACCGTGCCGCATGGGGAAAGATTAAGCAATCCGAAAAAGTATTGGGATTTAGCCTTATTGAAAGAGTCGGAAGCAGACGTAGCGGTTATCGGCTGACAGATGCTGGAAGGTTGGTGCGGGACAAATATCTTGAGTGGTTCAGTAAAGTTGAAAGCGATGCCCGTGCCCGTGCTGATGAAATCTTTTCGTGGCGTTCGAAGAGTTTCGGGGAAAACTAA